Proteins from a single region of Paenibacillus sp. BIHB 4019:
- a CDS encoding DUF4279 domain-containing protein, protein MIETFEKIARKEIEKQSFELTKQYLSVHKLVYENGKPKIADVIMNDGEQSAEVYFSIADEAYYFVVYLDTSPEVTVRFMGMSAGNRVYLSVSANVANLEKLLKGINLVPSKTWQKGTQISYRNTNRFHEDSGFTFQLEDKKTGEVEEKLANLINKLETSNLIQIIESEEIHKVVRVVYYGYKEQMWGINLKPKIIEKLSKLNASLDIDLYASGPDLE, encoded by the coding sequence ATGATTGAGACATTTGAGAAAATTGCACGCAAGGAAATAGAAAAACAATCCTTCGAGCTAACGAAACAGTATTTATCCGTACATAAGTTGGTTTATGAGAATGGTAAACCTAAAATAGCAGATGTGATAATGAATGACGGAGAACAATCCGCTGAAGTATATTTTTCGATTGCTGATGAAGCATATTATTTCGTGGTTTATTTAGATACTTCACCTGAAGTAACAGTAAGATTTATGGGAATGAGTGCTGGAAACCGTGTATATTTATCAGTTTCAGCTAACGTAGCTAATTTGGAAAAATTATTGAAGGGAATTAATCTGGTACCCTCAAAAACATGGCAGAAAGGAACTCAAATTTCATATAGAAATACGAATAGATTCCATGAAGATAGCGGGTTTACTTTCCAATTAGAAGATAAGAAAACGGGTGAAGTTGAAGAGAAATTAGCAAATTTAATAAATAAATTAGAAACATCGAATTTGATTCAAATTATTGAATCAGAAGAAATTCATAAAGTGGTTCGGGTTGTTTACTACGGCTACAAAGAACAGATGTGGGGAATTAATCTAAAACCAAAAATTATTGAAAAACTATCCAAGCTAAATGCTTCATTAGATATAGATTTATATGCAAGCGGACCGGATTTGGAGTAA
- a CDS encoding MarR family winged helix-turn-helix transcriptional regulator: MVDDEIRQLLDKIAAQTRRDYANMLRELHLHVGQDNMLCLLWKGDGITQLQLCESLNCEPSTVTNMLNTLEKNGIVYRQRDSTDARISRVYLTAKGSQLEEPVKKIWYTQQEKLLQSILPEERLLLRRLMKQMEDNLL, from the coding sequence ATGGTCGATGATGAAATTCGACAACTTTTAGATAAAATAGCTGCTCAAACACGAAGAGACTATGCCAATATGTTACGCGAACTCCATTTACATGTAGGGCAAGATAATATGTTGTGTCTTCTATGGAAAGGTGACGGAATAACACAGTTACAGCTTTGCGAAAGTTTAAACTGTGAGCCTTCAACTGTCACAAATATGTTGAATACACTCGAAAAAAATGGAATAGTATATCGACAACGGGATTCCACGGATGCAAGAATAAGCAGAGTTTATTTAACTGCCAAAGGATCACAATTAGAAGAACCAGTCAAGAAAATTTGGTACACTCAACAAGAAAAATTACTGCAAAGCATCTTGCCTGAGGAACGACTATTACTAAGAAGACTTATGAAACAAATGGAGGATAATCTTTTGTAA
- a CDS encoding LLM class flavin-dependent oxidoreductase, with product MTTSHVPGKIKLSILDIATITNNKSATETFKDSLDRVQLAEQLGYTRYWFAEHHNSENQVSTSPEIMIAYAGAHTKKIRIGAGGIMLPNHSPLKVVENFLTLESMYPKRIDLGIGRASGTDGLTALALRRSREAINSNDFPEQLNETLAFFSNNFPPDHPFSQIRPFPVKTDTPEIFMLGSSNGGVQFAIEKGLGFVFASYLSPQLAVPVLRAYKQNFKPSIFSSIPKSMMSVIVITAETNEEAQYLAGPLELFWAKLYANGTISTFPTLEEASNHKYSPAEEAARKQNKDRFVIGGINKVKVRLRELAEQAMIDEIVLLDFYPELSASLKGYRLLAHEFLQ from the coding sequence ATGACTACATCGCACGTACCAGGGAAAATAAAATTATCTATTTTGGATATTGCAACAATTACAAATAATAAGTCTGCTACTGAGACATTCAAAGACTCATTGGATCGTGTACAACTGGCTGAGCAATTAGGATATACCCGTTATTGGTTTGCAGAGCATCATAATTCTGAAAATCAGGTGAGTACGTCTCCAGAAATCATGATTGCTTATGCTGGGGCACATACAAAAAAAATTCGTATAGGCGCTGGAGGCATTATGTTGCCTAATCATAGTCCGTTAAAGGTAGTAGAAAATTTTTTAACCTTAGAATCCATGTACCCCAAAAGAATAGATCTTGGAATTGGCAGAGCATCAGGAACAGATGGATTGACTGCATTGGCTTTGCGGCGTTCGCGAGAAGCTATAAACTCGAATGATTTTCCTGAACAATTAAATGAGACGCTTGCTTTTTTCTCAAATAATTTTCCGCCTGATCATCCGTTTAGTCAGATTAGACCGTTTCCCGTTAAAACGGATACACCAGAAATCTTCATGTTAGGCTCAAGTAATGGTGGCGTTCAGTTTGCCATTGAAAAAGGTCTTGGATTTGTATTCGCGTCTTACTTATCGCCCCAACTTGCTGTACCTGTACTACGAGCTTATAAACAAAACTTTAAACCATCTATCTTCTCTTCTATACCTAAAAGTATGATGTCCGTTATTGTTATTACTGCTGAAACTAATGAAGAAGCACAGTATTTAGCAGGTCCGTTAGAGTTGTTTTGGGCCAAGCTCTACGCGAATGGTACAATTTCAACCTTCCCAACGTTAGAGGAGGCCAGCAATCATAAATATTCTCCTGCTGAAGAAGCGGCAAGAAAACAAAATAAAGATCGTTTTGTGATCGGTGGTATAAACAAAGTGAAAGTTAGATTGAGAGAATTGGCTGAACAAGCAATGATTGATGAAATTGTGTTGTTGGATTTCTACCCTGAACTTAGTGCTAGTCTCAAAGGTTATCGATTATTGGCTCATGAATTTTTGCAGTGA
- a CDS encoding MFS transporter gives MSKTWKIYSLTLISFLIGTSESVISGILDKISEDVGVSVSAAGQLITVFSLAYAIGTPILMAITGRMERRKLLLYAMVVFTISNLISMVLPSYGYFIAARIIMALGAGVAFVTSLTIASKLAEPGKQASALATVLTGFTAALIIGIPLGRLISTTYNWKSVFGGVGVLGLFALIIIAFAIPRYDGEASIPLREQLVLLKSPKIATALSVTFFWVVGYSIPYTYIAPYLLQVTSISEKLLSIALLAFGVTSLIGSKLGGFSTDRWGVQRTLTVGLLVHVVALVFISFSASNILIVFPLLMLWSFATWSSGPTLQYNLITLAPSASGILLSLNTSISHLGMAVGASTGGLIVAKVSLSSITWIGALSVLLAAVVVMLWHKIPNREQTAVEKPLA, from the coding sequence GTGTCAAAAACATGGAAAATATATTCATTAACTTTAATTAGCTTTTTGATAGGAACTTCTGAGTCTGTCATTTCAGGAATTTTAGATAAAATATCTGAAGATGTTGGGGTTTCCGTCAGTGCCGCGGGTCAACTAATTACAGTTTTCTCACTTGCTTACGCCATTGGAACACCCATTTTAATGGCTATAACGGGGCGCATGGAGCGCCGCAAGTTGCTACTTTACGCCATGGTCGTTTTCACAATTAGTAATCTAATTTCCATGGTTCTTCCTAGCTACGGGTATTTTATCGCAGCTCGTATTATTATGGCACTTGGAGCGGGTGTCGCATTTGTAACCTCATTAACGATAGCTTCAAAATTAGCTGAGCCAGGCAAACAGGCCAGCGCATTAGCTACTGTCCTAACGGGCTTCACGGCAGCTCTAATAATAGGGATTCCACTTGGCCGGCTTATATCAACAACGTATAACTGGAAAAGTGTTTTTGGCGGAGTTGGTGTGCTTGGATTGTTTGCTCTAATTATTATTGCATTTGCTATCCCAAGGTATGATGGAGAAGCTTCTATTCCGCTGCGTGAGCAGCTTGTATTGCTGAAATCCCCCAAAATTGCGACCGCATTGAGCGTTACATTCTTTTGGGTCGTTGGATACTCCATTCCATATACGTATATTGCACCCTACCTTCTGCAAGTGACGTCTATAAGTGAGAAATTGCTTAGCATCGCTTTGCTTGCTTTTGGAGTAACGAGTCTCATCGGATCGAAGCTGGGAGGCTTCAGCACGGATAGATGGGGTGTCCAGCGCACGCTAACCGTAGGCCTTCTCGTTCACGTCGTTGCACTTGTTTTTATAAGTTTCAGTGCCAGCAATATTTTAATTGTATTTCCGTTGCTAATGCTGTGGTCATTCGCGACATGGTCGTCCGGTCCAACTCTGCAATATAATTTAATAACGCTCGCCCCAAGTGCATCTGGCATTTTGCTCAGTCTGAATACCTCCATTTCACATCTTGGGATGGCTGTAGGCGCCAGTACTGGTGGACTCATCGTCGCTAAGGTCTCCCTATCCAGCATCACCTGGATTGGCGCATTGAGTGTTCTGCTTGCAGCCGTAGTGGTTATGCTGTGGCACAAGATCCCCAATCGCGAGCAAACTGCTGTGGAAAAACCGCTTGCATAA
- a CDS encoding DUF2716 domain-containing protein, whose translation MELDSELYRVVWDKFSKDFKFTPSGIRENSTTFITPEPFVIYDITHLYGNGFEVRYKDLEKCIVNAMLECTDAYEYIYVLDWQHDSYLFNPHLESPRNEFGEWPIPLYPNGDYYFFLNKTMTWGYLGHPWENSICIFGNEFIKAVERDKPKLFNKVIRQS comes from the coding sequence ATAGAACTCGATTCGGAACTTTATCGAGTTGTTTGGGATAAGTTCTCTAAGGATTTCAAATTTACTCCTAGCGGCATTAGAGAAAATTCAACAACATTTATTACACCAGAGCCATTTGTTATTTATGATATTACGCATCTCTATGGTAATGGATTTGAAGTTCGCTATAAAGATTTAGAAAAGTGTATCGTCAATGCCATGCTAGAATGCACGGATGCGTATGAATATATATATGTACTTGATTGGCAACATGATTCTTATCTATTTAACCCGCATTTAGAGAGTCCAAGAAATGAATTTGGTGAATGGCCTATACCGCTTTATCCAAATGGTGACTATTATTTTTTTCTAAACAAGACTATGACATGGGGGTATTTAGGCCACCCATGGGAGAATTCTATTTGTATCTTTGGCAATGAATTTATAAAAGCAGTAGAAAGAGATAAACCTAAACTTTTTAATAAAGTTATCAGACAAAGTTAA
- a CDS encoding pentapeptide repeat-containing protein — protein sequence MELTIDQFKQLLEAGQKTFSGIEVEEGSLRKYNLSGCIFVECSFALDFSKADLTESEWTGTMLCSAVFNRAKRYSIQFVGNYYHSVILEIKDLEKMI from the coding sequence ATGGAGCTGACTATCGATCAATTTAAACAATTACTTGAAGCTGGTCAAAAGACTTTTTCAGGGATAGAGGTAGAAGAAGGAAGTCTTCGAAAATATAATCTGAGTGGATGCATATTTGTAGAATGTAGTTTTGCCCTTGATTTTTCAAAAGCGGATTTAACAGAATCGGAATGGACAGGAACTATGTTATGTTCGGCTGTGTTTAATAGGGCAAAGAGATATAGCATACAATTCGTTGGAAATTACTATCATTCCGTGATTCTTGAAATAAAAGACTTAGAAAAAATGATATAG
- a CDS encoding AraC family transcriptional regulator, whose product MLSIHTPTNVALEENEVYVRSEADNFQDEWPIHTHNGYEIHYFIQGDATFLIGDRIYKPSPGDMFVFRGAVPHRINPSREIVYKRSFVNFTELLLLDMLSVSQLENLMSIFRHPNGLLVHWSLEEREQIKSIFKGIKEEMEARNTGYKMMVKMSLTQLLLRIYRKMKMEQSVNDRSSPSQKQTSVSRVLNFLNQNYTENVSLDELSKMLHLNKYYICHSFKETTGYTVSNYVIRKRVAEAKKLLLSTDEPILSISETLGFNTPEYFSRAFKQYVGSSPQLFRKNKVLN is encoded by the coding sequence GTGCTATCCATCCATACCCCGACGAATGTTGCTTTGGAGGAAAATGAAGTTTATGTGCGGTCAGAAGCGGATAATTTTCAGGATGAATGGCCTATTCATACTCATAACGGTTATGAAATTCATTATTTTATACAGGGGGATGCGACCTTCTTGATCGGAGATCGAATCTATAAGCCTTCGCCTGGGGATATGTTTGTATTCAGAGGGGCGGTGCCGCACCGGATTAATCCTTCAAGAGAAATCGTGTACAAGCGAAGCTTCGTCAATTTTACAGAATTGCTGCTTTTGGACATGCTCAGCGTTAGCCAACTCGAAAATCTGATGTCTATCTTTCGCCATCCTAATGGATTGTTGGTGCATTGGTCCTTGGAGGAGCGTGAACAGATCAAAAGCATTTTCAAAGGAATCAAGGAGGAGATGGAAGCCAGAAATACAGGCTATAAAATGATGGTCAAAATGAGCCTGACTCAATTGCTGCTGCGCATTTACCGGAAAATGAAAATGGAGCAGTCCGTAAATGATCGTTCATCTCCTTCCCAGAAGCAAACAAGCGTGAGCCGGGTTCTTAACTTTTTGAACCAAAATTACACCGAAAATGTTTCTTTGGATGAGCTGTCCAAAATGCTCCATTTGAACAAATATTACATTTGCCACTCTTTTAAAGAGACGACGGGATACACAGTGAGTAATTACGTGATACGAAAACGGGTGGCCGAGGCCAAAAAGCTGCTGCTGTCTACGGATGAGCCGATTCTGTCCATATCAGAAACGCTGGGCTTCAACACACCTGAATATTTCAGCAGAGCTTTTAAACAATATGTTGGTTCCTCGCCACAGCTATTTCGAAAAAATAAAGTGCTTAACTAA
- a CDS encoding sugar ABC transporter substrate-binding protein: protein MKPKTNFKLSFSLVLMMSLIMLSACGNADTSTGSTGNTGGAKQATLDFLWFSDGNEGEVIKGIIKEYEQSNANVKINLIEVGFKDLQTKLKTMISGGKPPALSRITDTGSFANQAVDLTPYVESADQFEGQFIDSLKPYYVINDKLIAAPMDVTANGLIYNKTLFDKAGVKVPTSPEEVWTWDEYIAALKEVMDKGGARYGMVWDVTPHRWSTLLYQNGGSMVTEDGSAAAINSEAGIRSMELFKQLHKDGIMPESVWLGGENPNNLFRSGTVAAHWAGNWMISNYKDITDFEWGVTYMPKGTQRSSVPGGKFLMAFKGSGNEQEAAAFINYLTSKEVNSKYNQESLFMSPRKDSSVLDYEFGKEMYEVFSDELKNTSPLAANDWSRQTLISKISTDLKNNIIDVLSDKATAQEAMDKTAKLINEAIASQ, encoded by the coding sequence ATGAAACCAAAAACGAACTTCAAGCTCAGCTTTAGCCTGGTTTTAATGATGTCGCTCATTATGCTATCTGCTTGCGGCAATGCGGATACGAGCACCGGCAGTACCGGTAACACAGGAGGTGCCAAGCAGGCTACTCTGGATTTCTTGTGGTTCTCTGATGGGAATGAAGGAGAAGTGATCAAGGGGATCATCAAGGAATACGAGCAGTCCAATGCCAATGTCAAAATCAATCTGATTGAAGTCGGCTTCAAGGATCTCCAAACAAAATTGAAAACGATGATATCTGGTGGCAAGCCGCCTGCTCTGAGCCGGATTACGGATACGGGATCGTTCGCTAATCAGGCAGTGGATCTTACCCCTTATGTGGAAAGTGCCGACCAGTTCGAGGGTCAATTTATTGATTCGCTTAAGCCTTATTATGTGATTAATGACAAGCTGATCGCTGCCCCGATGGATGTAACAGCGAATGGGCTGATTTATAACAAAACCTTGTTTGATAAAGCGGGCGTTAAAGTACCGACTTCCCCAGAGGAAGTGTGGACGTGGGATGAGTATATCGCTGCGCTGAAAGAGGTAATGGACAAAGGCGGAGCAAGATATGGCATGGTCTGGGATGTTACACCGCATAGATGGTCTACGCTTCTGTATCAGAACGGCGGAAGCATGGTAACCGAAGATGGCAGCGCAGCAGCGATTAACAGCGAAGCCGGAATTCGCAGCATGGAGCTCTTTAAGCAGCTTCATAAAGACGGAATCATGCCGGAATCCGTATGGCTCGGCGGGGAAAATCCTAACAATCTGTTCCGTTCCGGGACGGTAGCTGCCCACTGGGCCGGCAACTGGATGATTAGCAATTACAAGGACATTACTGATTTTGAATGGGGAGTTACCTATATGCCGAAAGGAACACAACGTTCCTCAGTGCCAGGCGGTAAATTTCTCATGGCTTTCAAAGGCAGCGGCAATGAGCAGGAGGCAGCAGCCTTTATTAACTATTTGACGTCCAAAGAAGTGAATTCTAAATACAATCAGGAGTCTCTGTTTATGAGTCCGCGCAAGGACAGCTCTGTGCTGGATTATGAATTCGGCAAGGAAATGTATGAGGTCTTCTCGGATGAACTTAAAAATACTTCGCCGCTTGCAGCCAATGACTGGTCCAGACAGACGCTTATCTCCAAAATTTCGACGGATTTGAAAAATAATATTATTGACGTGCTATCGGATAAAGCAACTGCCCAGGAAGCAATGGACAAGACAGCCAAGCTGATTAACGAGGCTATTGCAAGCCAATAG
- a CDS encoding sugar ABC transporter permease, with product MSGGQSLNRKKQTGQTRKLAIAPYLFILPNLLIFGVFIVIPSLLGLFYSFHVYDGLNPMKFNGLGNYIKIIGDKEFWTTIGRTGLYAAIVVPLIYAVALGIATLLAREIKMRGLFRAIFYWPTMISFIIVGLTWKWIFGDSFGILNHMLTLIGVEPVGFLTSPFWANAAVIIATVWSRAGFFMVIFIAGLQAIPTDYYEAARLDGATGIKVFRHITLPLLKPTSLLVFMLSLIDAFKAFPLMFALTGGGPGKETTYIVQYIYEIGFTKQELGLASAMSVMLFVIIGGFSALQFRMSKGGAV from the coding sequence ATGAGCGGAGGTCAAAGTTTAAACCGTAAAAAGCAGACAGGACAGACGAGAAAGCTCGCCATTGCTCCTTATCTGTTCATTCTTCCCAACCTCCTGATATTTGGTGTTTTTATCGTAATTCCCTCTTTATTGGGCTTGTTTTATTCTTTCCATGTTTATGATGGCTTGAATCCAATGAAGTTCAATGGGCTCGGCAACTATATCAAGATTATTGGGGATAAGGAATTTTGGACGACGATAGGACGAACGGGGCTTTATGCAGCGATTGTTGTTCCGCTCATTTATGCAGTGGCACTAGGTATTGCTACGCTGCTTGCACGCGAGATTAAAATGCGCGGCTTGTTCAGAGCCATATTTTATTGGCCGACGATGATTTCTTTTATCATAGTAGGTTTGACCTGGAAGTGGATTTTTGGAGATTCATTTGGCATTTTGAACCACATGCTTACTCTAATCGGAGTGGAGCCAGTCGGTTTTTTAACCTCGCCATTTTGGGCCAATGCGGCTGTTATTATTGCGACTGTATGGTCACGGGCCGGCTTTTTCATGGTCATTTTCATAGCGGGCTTGCAGGCGATACCTACGGATTATTACGAGGCTGCCCGCTTGGATGGGGCAACGGGAATAAAGGTGTTCCGCCATATTACACTCCCGCTCTTGAAGCCAACGAGTTTGCTCGTATTTATGCTGTCGCTGATTGATGCGTTCAAAGCGTTCCCGCTTATGTTTGCGCTTACAGGCGGCGGGCCGGGCAAAGAAACGACCTATATTGTTCAATATATTTATGAGATTGGCTTTACGAAGCAGGAGCTTGGCTTGGCTAGTGCGATGTCTGTGATGTTATTTGTCATTATCGGCGGGTTTTCTGCCCTGCAATTCCGTATGTCCAAAGGAGGCGCTGTCTAA
- a CDS encoding carbohydrate ABC transporter permease encodes MELRPLTKIAIYSLLSAAALFWLLPVLWVVISALKTNSDLYSYPPKLWPQPVTFEHFKEAFSKGDFGLYFKNSTIVTLTSTLLLLLINSMAGFALAKYRFRGSSIILIGFISTLMIPIEVIMIPIFKVLSALGMYNSMLAIIIPPAATPTGVFLMRQYLLTVPDELLEAARMDGAGEWKIYWSIILPIAKPILAVLAIFSFMWRWDDFLWPLIAISDPAKYTIQLALSNFIGEYSVDWGSLLAMSVITMIPVLVVFIVFQRYFVSGMITSGMKG; translated from the coding sequence ATGGAGCTTAGGCCACTAACCAAAATCGCCATCTACAGTTTGTTAAGTGCAGCAGCATTATTTTGGCTGCTGCCAGTATTATGGGTCGTCATTTCCGCTCTAAAAACGAATAGCGATTTGTACAGTTATCCTCCCAAGCTATGGCCGCAGCCTGTAACCTTCGAGCATTTCAAGGAGGCGTTCAGCAAAGGCGATTTTGGCTTGTATTTCAAAAATAGTACGATCGTGACGCTCACTTCAACGCTGCTGCTGCTGCTGATTAATTCCATGGCAGGCTTTGCATTGGCCAAGTACCGCTTTCGCGGGAGCTCGATCATTTTGATCGGTTTTATCTCCACCCTGATGATTCCAATCGAGGTCATTATGATTCCGATCTTCAAGGTGCTGAGCGCACTTGGCATGTATAACAGCATGCTGGCGATTATTATCCCGCCTGCGGCTACCCCGACAGGGGTGTTCCTGATGCGGCAGTATTTGCTGACGGTACCGGATGAGCTGCTGGAAGCTGCACGGATGGATGGAGCAGGCGAGTGGAAAATTTACTGGAGCATTATTCTTCCCATCGCCAAGCCTATTCTTGCTGTGCTGGCGATCTTCTCCTTCATGTGGAGATGGGATGATTTCCTATGGCCGCTCATTGCAATTAGTGATCCAGCAAAATACACGATCCAGCTGGCACTGTCTAATTTTATTGGAGAATACAGCGTAGATTGGGGAAGCTTGCTTGCCATGTCCGTCATTACGATGATTCCAGTGCTTGTCGTATTTATCGTTTTCCAGCGCTATTTTGTTAGCGGCATGATTACTTCAGGTATGAAAGGATGA
- a CDS encoding glycoside hydrolase family 88 protein: MLNRTMLLEKISKVSHAMESMENTAMDEQFPIGLIDIHLWEWPQGVGLYGLLQLYEATKDAKVLEFLESWYNARLMEGLPEKNVNTCAPLLTLISLCEITGNKEYERVCEEWSGWIMEGLLRTGDGAFQHMITGDANDGQILIDTLFMTVLFLAKAGVYFNKPEFVEEAKRQFLVHIKYLYNKKTGLFYHGWDFNENHNYGAVHWGRGNAWYTAGVIDFLNIVPLEEGLKAYLLDTATAQIRALSKLQEADGMWHTVLDDPDSYKETSATAAFGYGILKGIRYGYVDEAYRQTGLKALEAVLRHIDEKGIVQQVSYGTPVGQNAQFYKDIPLSPMGYGQALALFILIEGLNATDAE, from the coding sequence ATGCTGAACAGAACGATGCTGCTGGAGAAAATAAGCAAGGTATCCCATGCGATGGAGTCCATGGAAAATACAGCAATGGATGAGCAATTTCCGATTGGCCTAATTGATATTCATTTATGGGAATGGCCGCAAGGTGTCGGTCTATATGGCTTGCTTCAGCTTTATGAGGCAACGAAGGATGCCAAGGTGCTGGAATTTCTGGAGTCCTGGTACAATGCCAGGCTGATGGAAGGATTGCCAGAAAAAAATGTGAATACATGCGCCCCGCTCCTTACGCTGATTTCGCTCTGTGAGATTACCGGGAACAAGGAATATGAACGTGTCTGTGAGGAATGGAGCGGCTGGATTATGGAAGGGCTGCTGCGCACGGGAGATGGCGCGTTTCAGCATATGATAACGGGAGATGCCAATGACGGCCAAATTTTAATAGATACCCTTTTTATGACGGTTCTATTTTTGGCGAAGGCAGGGGTTTACTTTAACAAGCCTGAGTTTGTGGAAGAAGCTAAACGACAGTTTCTTGTGCATATCAAATATTTGTATAATAAGAAAACCGGATTATTCTATCACGGTTGGGATTTTAACGAAAATCATAATTATGGTGCTGTCCATTGGGGCAGAGGCAATGCGTGGTACACGGCGGGAGTTATTGATTTCCTTAATATTGTGCCGCTAGAAGAAGGGCTGAAAGCCTATTTGCTGGATACGGCGACTGCTCAAATTAGAGCTCTGAGCAAGCTTCAGGAAGCGGATGGCATGTGGCATACTGTGCTGGATGACCCTGACTCTTACAAAGAAACCTCGGCTACAGCAGCATTTGGCTACGGCATTCTTAAGGGAATTCGGTATGGCTACGTGGATGAAGCCTATCGTCAGACAGGCTTGAAGGCGCTTGAAGCTGTATTGCGGCACATTGATGAAAAAGGAATCGTACAGCAGGTGTCCTACGGAACTCCTGTCGGCCAGAATGCCCAGTTCTATAAGGACATTCCACTTAGCCCGATGGGCTACGGACAGGCGCTCGCCTTGTTCATCCTGATAGAGGGCTTGAACGCTACTGATGCCGAATAA
- a CDS encoding O-acetyl-ADP-ribose deacetylase: MRKEFNSTIIELINGDITKSEVDCIVNAANTSLLGGGGVDGAIHRAGGSEILEQCKQIRARQGGCAVGEAVITTAGKLSAKYVIHTVGPVWNDGKNNEEEKLQNCYINTLELACKHNIRSIAFPNISTGIYRFPKNVAAQIALKSVKNYVELHSAIDKIQFVCFDEENYQIYQEMLEELCK, translated from the coding sequence ATGAGGAAAGAATTTAATTCGACGATCATTGAATTGATAAATGGGGACATTACAAAATCTGAAGTAGATTGTATTGTCAATGCTGCAAACACTAGTTTGCTGGGCGGTGGGGGCGTAGATGGTGCCATTCACCGTGCTGGTGGAAGTGAAATACTTGAACAATGCAAACAAATAAGAGCCAGACAAGGCGGTTGTGCTGTAGGAGAAGCCGTTATAACGACGGCTGGTAAGTTGAGTGCGAAATATGTCATACATACTGTAGGGCCGGTATGGAATGACGGAAAAAATAATGAGGAAGAAAAACTACAGAATTGCTACATAAATACTTTAGAACTTGCATGTAAGCATAATATAAGAAGCATAGCTTTTCCTAACATAAGTACTGGGATATATCGATTTCCCAAAAACGTTGCAGCTCAAATTGCGCTGAAGTCAGTCAAAAATTATGTTGAACTGCATTCAGCTATAGATAAAATACAGTTCGTTTGTTTTGATGAAGAAAACTATCAGATTTATCAGGAGATGCTTGAAGAATTGTGTAAGTAG
- a CDS encoding ATP-grasp domain-containing protein: MDKGEVYWMKAYIQANKNGEFYNVNAFIANEGFTSLGWETIKFSDIAEIKENNPEDLVVGGIGNVRKRLEFLGVERNQGEIDYPTSLSRYFGRKIWTTTTQELFENKQNWNVFIKPKDMTKKFAGTVVREYKDFIGLVEENVDTTIWCSEVVDFATEWRCFIRYGQILDIRYYKGAWDSKLDLNIIKNAVSDFIDAPAAYGMDFGIDQEGNMKLVEINDGHSLGSYGISPLNYAKFLSARWSELTGTTDYLRSL; encoded by the coding sequence ATGGATAAAGGAGAGGTGTACTGGATGAAAGCATATATACAGGCAAACAAGAACGGAGAGTTCTATAATGTGAATGCTTTTATTGCTAACGAAGGTTTTACGTCATTAGGATGGGAGACCATTAAGTTTAGTGATATAGCAGAAATCAAAGAAAATAATCCTGAAGATTTAGTAGTTGGCGGAATTGGTAACGTGAGAAAGCGTCTTGAGTTTTTAGGTGTAGAAAGGAATCAAGGAGAAATCGATTATCCGACTTCCTTGTCTCGTTATTTTGGCCGAAAAATATGGACGACAACTACTCAGGAGCTTTTTGAAAATAAACAGAACTGGAATGTTTTTATAAAGCCAAAAGACATGACAAAAAAATTTGCGGGAACCGTTGTAAGAGAATATAAAGATTTTATCGGATTAGTTGAAGAAAATGTGGATACGACTATCTGGTGTTCGGAAGTTGTTGATTTTGCAACAGAATGGCGTTGTTTTATACGTTACGGACAAATACTTGATATTAGATATTATAAAGGTGCTTGGGATTCAAAATTGGATTTAAATATTATAAAAAATGCGGTTTCGGATTTTATTGATGCGCCAGCCGCATATGGTATGGATTTTGGCATTGATCAAGAAGGGAATATGAAGCTGGTAGAAATAAACGATGGGCATTCGCTGGGGAGTTATGGCATCAGTCCTCTGAACTATGCGAAATTTCTCTCTGCCAGATGGTCAGAATTAACGGGGACAACAGATTATTTAAGAAGCTTATAG